A genomic segment from Pseudomonas sessilinigenes encodes:
- a CDS encoding ABC transporter substrate-binding protein, whose product MNLPFKRVISLLAAPALAGLLGYLPLLAQAGELKEIRIAVPDLSAGTQHSSGGVVDVLRHQQILEKAFADQGIKIQWNFFKGAGPVINEAFANGQVDLAYLGDLAAIIGKSNGLDTRLLSATARGVKHYLGVAPGSGIKTLEDLKGKRVAVFRGTATQLSFDAALASRGLSEKDLKVVNLDFNAAVAALAAKQIDASWGSTGLSALRSKGLAELPLSTKDLGDAGSVQAVLVGSGKFVDEHPEAVEKLLKAQQQAVQWLTQDSNKEAYIQLVSGLASYPPVILQDDLKDQRLSEIFPSTLDPVFLGRLQDAVDLAAKERLIRKPFKVSEWVAPQLAAAGL is encoded by the coding sequence ATGAACCTTCCCTTCAAACGTGTGATCAGCCTGTTGGCCGCGCCGGCCCTGGCCGGGCTGCTGGGCTACCTGCCGCTGCTGGCCCAGGCTGGCGAACTCAAGGAAATCCGCATCGCCGTGCCCGACCTCAGCGCCGGTACCCAGCACAGTTCCGGCGGGGTGGTGGATGTGCTGCGCCACCAGCAGATCCTGGAGAAGGCCTTCGCCGACCAGGGCATCAAGATCCAGTGGAATTTCTTCAAGGGCGCAGGGCCGGTGATCAACGAAGCCTTCGCCAATGGCCAGGTGGACCTGGCCTACCTTGGCGACCTGGCGGCCATCATCGGCAAGTCCAATGGCCTGGATACCCGCCTGCTCAGTGCCACGGCCCGTGGGGTCAAGCATTACCTGGGCGTTGCGCCGGGGTCGGGGATCAAGACCCTGGAAGACCTCAAGGGCAAGCGCGTGGCGGTGTTCCGTGGCACCGCCACCCAGTTGTCCTTCGATGCGGCCCTGGCCAGCCGGGGCCTGAGCGAAAAGGACCTGAAGGTGGTCAACCTCGACTTCAATGCCGCCGTGGCGGCCCTGGCGGCCAAGCAAATCGACGCCTCCTGGGGCAGCACCGGGCTGTCTGCCCTGCGCAGCAAAGGCCTGGCCGAACTGCCCCTGAGTACCAAGGACCTGGGCGATGCCGGCAGTGTGCAGGCGGTGCTGGTAGGGTCGGGCAAGTTCGTCGACGAGCATCCCGAAGCGGTGGAAAAACTGCTCAAGGCCCAGCAGCAGGCGGTGCAATGGCTGACCCAGGACAGCAACAAGGAGGCCTATATCCAGCTGGTGTCGGGGCTGGCCAGTTATCCACCGGTGATTCTCCAGGATGACCTCAAGGACCAGCGCCTGAGCGAAATCTTCCCCTCGACCCTGGACCCGGTGTTCCTCGGCCGGTTGCAGGATGCCGTGGACCTGGCGGCCAAGGAGCGGCTGATCCGCAAGCCGTTCAAGGTCAGCGAATGGGTCGCCCCACAACTGGCCGCCGCCGGCCTGTAG
- a CDS encoding alkaline phosphatase family protein, translating to MSPTPQPVRNVLYIMCDQLRRDYLSCYGHPHLHTPNIDRLAAAGVRFSRAYTQGTICGPSRMSAYTGRYVSSHQVAWNAVPLPLEELTLGDYLRPHGIRTALVGKTHATPNLDAQQRLAIAADSPQAEQLNEVGFEPWFRHDGIYPDDPLFDDKRESAPYTHYLRELGYAGRNPWHDWANAAAGEQGQILSGWKMRHAHLPARVAEEHSETVYTTDRAIDFIHEQGERPWCLHLSYIKPHWPYIAPAPYHALYAAEQVLAPVRAAPQEASDHPVYQAFRQHEESLNFSRDEVRANVVPTYMGLIKQVDDQLGRLFDVLHSSGRWDDTLIVFTSDHGDFLGDHYLGEKEFLLEPAVGVPLIVRDPRPAAHSTRGTVDARLVETIDALPTFLEALGLPGAEHRLEGRSLIPLLHGATPPWRRYAISEYDYAFQAPARERLGQPIDRCRMTMVRSERWKYLAYDGFRPQLFDLQNDPQELHDLGADPAYASVREEHLGYLLEWLRGLKRRTTISHGEIDLRGQRFRYGEPEAEKVVQIGVW from the coding sequence ATGTCCCCTACCCCCCAACCCGTGCGCAACGTGCTCTACATCATGTGCGATCAACTGCGCCGGGATTACCTGTCGTGCTACGGCCACCCGCACCTGCACACCCCCAACATCGACCGCCTGGCCGCCGCCGGGGTGCGCTTCAGCCGCGCCTACACCCAAGGCACCATCTGCGGCCCGTCGCGGATGTCGGCCTACACCGGGCGCTACGTCAGCAGCCACCAGGTGGCGTGGAACGCCGTGCCCCTGCCGCTTGAGGAACTGACCCTGGGCGACTACCTGCGGCCCCACGGCATCCGCACTGCATTGGTGGGCAAGACCCACGCCACGCCCAACCTGGATGCCCAGCAGCGGCTGGCCATCGCCGCCGACAGCCCCCAGGCCGAGCAGTTGAACGAAGTAGGCTTCGAGCCCTGGTTCCGCCACGACGGCATCTACCCCGACGACCCGCTGTTCGACGATAAGCGCGAGTCCGCGCCCTACACCCACTACCTGCGCGAGCTTGGCTACGCCGGGCGCAACCCCTGGCATGACTGGGCCAACGCCGCGGCCGGCGAGCAGGGGCAGATCCTCAGCGGCTGGAAGATGCGCCACGCGCACCTGCCGGCGCGGGTCGCCGAAGAGCATTCGGAAACCGTCTACACCACTGACCGCGCCATCGATTTCATCCACGAACAGGGCGAGCGCCCCTGGTGCCTGCACCTGTCCTACATCAAGCCGCACTGGCCCTATATCGCCCCGGCGCCCTACCACGCGCTCTACGCTGCAGAGCAGGTACTGGCGCCGGTGCGGGCCGCGCCGCAGGAAGCCAGCGACCATCCGGTGTACCAGGCCTTCCGCCAGCACGAAGAGAGCCTGAACTTCTCCCGCGATGAGGTGCGCGCCAACGTGGTGCCCACCTACATGGGCCTGATCAAGCAGGTGGACGACCAGCTAGGCCGGCTGTTCGATGTGCTGCACAGCAGCGGACGCTGGGACGACACCCTGATCGTCTTCACCAGCGACCATGGCGACTTCCTCGGCGATCACTACCTGGGGGAAAAGGAATTCCTGCTGGAGCCGGCGGTAGGCGTGCCGCTGATCGTCCGCGATCCACGGCCAGCGGCGCACAGCACCCGGGGCACGGTGGATGCACGCCTGGTAGAAACCATCGATGCCCTGCCGACCTTCCTCGAGGCCCTGGGCTTGCCGGGTGCCGAGCACCGCCTGGAGGGCCGCTCGCTGATCCCACTGCTGCATGGCGCCACGCCGCCCTGGCGCCGCTACGCCATCAGCGAATACGACTACGCCTTCCAGGCCCCGGCCCGGGAGCGCCTGGGCCAGCCCATCGACCGTTGCCGCATGACCATGGTGCGCAGCGAGCGCTGGAAGTACCTGGCCTACGACGGTTTTCGCCCGCAGCTGTTCGACCTGCAAAACGACCCGCAGGAGCTGCACGACCTGGGGGCCGATCCGGCCTATGCGTCGGTGCGCGAGGAGCACCTGGGGTATCTGCTGGAATGGCTGCGTGGCCTCAAGCGCCGGACCACCATCAGCCATGGGGAGATCGACCTGCGGGGCCAGCGTTTCCGCTACGGCGAGCCGGAGGCGGAGAAGGTGGTACAGATCGGCGTGTGGTGA
- a CDS encoding AraC family transcriptional regulator, which produces MTEATSLASWTRALRKQLDALDLDSGALCREAGLDPQLMDNPNARYPLSATTRLWQLAVQASGDPAIGLRVSRFVSPTTFHALGYALVASGSLREVFERILRYHQVVSDALVPQLIREADRYRFVLKMPEGAQQPAFEAIDAFAAIHVRTCRSRLGRDYAPMAVHLRRPEPKDPSQWHRVFRCPVHFAASEDCLEFRVQDFESHLDDANPELAEHNEEVLKRALAQLRPLTWERKVREVIETQLPDGEPSAERVAQALHLSLRSLQRHLADEGTRFDTLLNECRENLALLHLRDPGCSLGEISYLLGFADASSFSRAFKRWTGMTPGQFRDGLR; this is translated from the coding sequence ATGACCGAAGCCACCTCTCTCGCCAGCTGGACCCGCGCTCTGCGCAAGCAGCTGGATGCCCTTGACCTGGATAGCGGCGCATTGTGCCGAGAGGCCGGGCTTGACCCCCAATTGATGGACAATCCCAACGCGCGCTACCCACTGTCGGCAACCACTCGTCTGTGGCAGCTGGCGGTCCAGGCCAGTGGCGATCCGGCCATTGGCTTGCGGGTGTCGCGCTTCGTCAGCCCTACCACTTTCCACGCCCTGGGGTATGCCCTGGTGGCCAGCGGCAGCCTGCGGGAAGTGTTCGAACGCATCCTGCGCTATCACCAGGTGGTCAGCGATGCCCTGGTCCCGCAGTTGATCCGCGAAGCGGATCGCTACCGGTTCGTCCTGAAGATGCCCGAAGGCGCCCAGCAGCCGGCATTCGAGGCCATCGATGCGTTTGCCGCGATCCATGTACGCACCTGCCGTAGTCGCCTGGGGCGCGACTATGCGCCCATGGCCGTGCACCTGCGGCGTCCGGAGCCCAAGGACCCCAGCCAGTGGCACCGGGTGTTCCGCTGCCCAGTGCATTTCGCGGCCAGTGAAGATTGCCTGGAGTTTCGCGTGCAGGATTTCGAGAGCCACCTGGACGACGCCAACCCGGAGCTGGCCGAACATAACGAGGAGGTGCTCAAGCGCGCCCTGGCACAGTTGCGACCTCTGACCTGGGAGCGCAAGGTGCGCGAGGTGATCGAGACCCAACTGCCCGATGGCGAGCCGTCCGCCGAGCGGGTGGCCCAGGCCCTGCACCTGAGTTTGCGCAGCCTGCAACGGCACCTGGCGGACGAAGGCACGCGCTTCGACACCCTGCTAAACGAATGCCGGGAAAACCTCGCCCTGCTGCACCTGCGGGACCCGGGTTGCTCCCTGGGCGAGATCAGCTACCTGCTGGGATTCGCCGACGCCAGCAGCTTCAGCCGGGCCTTCAAGCGCTGGACCGGCATGACCCCCGG
- a CDS encoding arylsulfatase, whose product MPQRPNFLVILADDLGFSDLGAFGGEIATPNLDALAFNGLRLTDFHTAPTCSPTRSMLLTGTDHHIAGIGTMAEALTPELIGKPGYEGHLNDRVAALPELLREAGYQTLMSGKWHLGLTVDRAPHARGFERSFALLPGAANHYGFEPTYDEHTPGLLKSTPALYIEDDRFLDGLPQGFYSSDAFGDKLLQYLKERDQSRPFFAYLPFSAPHWPLQAPEEIVAKYRGRYDAGPEALRLERLEKLKALGLVDAQVEPHPLIGLDVEWAALSDDQRQRSARAMEVYAAMVERMDWNIGRVVDYLRQQGQLDNTLILFMSDNGAEGALLEAFPKFGPQLLSYLDQHYDNRLQNIGRANSYVWYGPAWAQAATAPSRLFKAFTTQGGIRVPALLHYPQLPLKGQVSHGFGTVMDITPTLLDLAGVRHPGKRWRGRDIAPLRGKSWLGFLSGETAQVHDEHTVTGWELFGRRAIRQGQWKAVYIPGPVGPATWQLYDLGRDPGEIHDLAGSHPQKLQILLQEWQRYVDETGVILSESPFQPD is encoded by the coding sequence ATGCCGCAACGTCCCAACTTCCTGGTGATCCTGGCCGACGACCTGGGCTTTTCCGACCTCGGCGCCTTCGGGGGCGAGATCGCCACGCCGAACCTCGATGCCCTGGCCTTCAACGGCCTGCGCCTGACTGATTTCCATACCGCCCCGACCTGCTCGCCGACCCGCTCCATGCTGCTCACCGGCACCGACCACCATATCGCCGGGATCGGCACCATGGCCGAGGCCCTGACCCCGGAACTGATCGGCAAGCCGGGTTACGAGGGCCACCTCAACGACCGGGTAGCGGCCCTGCCCGAACTGCTGCGCGAAGCCGGCTACCAGACCCTGATGAGCGGCAAGTGGCACCTGGGGCTGACCGTGGACCGCGCGCCCCACGCCCGGGGCTTCGAGCGCTCTTTCGCGTTGTTGCCCGGGGCGGCCAACCACTATGGTTTCGAGCCCACCTACGACGAGCACACTCCGGGCCTGCTCAAGTCCACCCCGGCGCTGTACATCGAGGACGATCGCTTCCTCGACGGGCTGCCCCAGGGGTTCTATTCCTCCGATGCCTTCGGCGACAAGCTCTTGCAGTACCTCAAGGAGCGCGACCAGAGCCGACCGTTCTTCGCCTACCTGCCGTTCTCGGCGCCCCATTGGCCGTTGCAGGCCCCTGAAGAGATCGTCGCCAAGTACCGCGGGCGCTACGACGCCGGCCCCGAGGCCCTGCGCCTGGAACGGCTGGAGAAGCTCAAGGCCCTGGGGCTGGTGGACGCCCAGGTCGAGCCGCACCCGCTGATCGGCCTGGACGTCGAGTGGGCCGCCCTCAGCGATGATCAGCGCCAGCGCTCGGCCCGGGCCATGGAGGTGTATGCGGCGATGGTGGAACGCATGGACTGGAACATCGGCCGGGTGGTGGATTACCTGCGCCAGCAGGGCCAGCTGGACAACACGCTGATCCTGTTCATGTCCGACAACGGGGCCGAAGGGGCGCTGCTGGAGGCTTTCCCCAAGTTCGGCCCGCAGCTGTTGAGCTACCTGGACCAGCACTACGACAACCGCCTTCAGAATATCGGCCGGGCCAATTCCTATGTCTGGTACGGACCGGCCTGGGCTCAGGCCGCCACCGCGCCGTCGCGGCTGTTCAAGGCCTTCACCACCCAGGGCGGGATTCGCGTGCCGGCGTTGCTGCACTACCCGCAGTTGCCGCTCAAGGGACAGGTCAGCCATGGCTTCGGCACGGTGATGGACATCACCCCAACCCTGCTGGACCTGGCCGGCGTGCGCCATCCGGGCAAGCGCTGGCGCGGGCGCGATATCGCACCGCTACGGGGCAAGTCCTGGCTGGGGTTCCTGTCCGGCGAGACGGCGCAGGTGCATGACGAGCACACGGTCACCGGCTGGGAGCTGTTCGGCCGCCGGGCGATCCGCCAGGGGCAATGGAAGGCGGTGTACATTCCAGGCCCCGTGGGCCCGGCCACCTGGCAGTTGTACGACCTTGGGCGCGACCCGGGGGAGATCCACGACCTGGCCGGCAGCCACCCGCAAAAGCTGCAAATCCTGTTGCAGGAATGGCAGCGCTACGTGGACGAGACCGGGGTGATCCTCAGCGAGTCGCCGTTCCAGCCGGATTGA
- a CDS encoding LysR family transcriptional regulator, with amino-acid sequence MDLRQLRYFIALNEHRSFVRAADAMGITQPAFSRSIQGLEQEFGCVLVDRGNKDLRPTPEGQVVLQHALSLVQGAALLSSEVTQMTKLDAGEVRFGCGPAPAVKLVPDAVAQFTSAHPRVRTCFAVDNWEKLSRSLNREEIEFFIADIRHFEADPNYQTQALTPKRGVFFCRPGHPLLAKESLSTNDMFDYPLATTLIPPGIRKLLANLSGRIDFSPTIETEHFPALVKIVRQSNAIGVGTAEAFAEDIAQGSLALLHWRNLPQNIDSLNARCGIVSRSGFRLSPAARKMIEVLVSVDQQQVAIAL; translated from the coding sequence ATGGATCTTCGCCAATTGCGTTACTTCATCGCCCTCAACGAGCACCGTAGCTTTGTCCGCGCCGCCGATGCCATGGGCATCACCCAGCCGGCCTTCAGCCGCAGTATCCAGGGCCTGGAGCAGGAGTTCGGCTGCGTGCTGGTGGACCGGGGCAACAAGGACCTGCGCCCCACGCCCGAGGGCCAGGTGGTGCTGCAGCATGCCTTGAGCCTGGTGCAGGGTGCGGCCCTGCTCAGCAGTGAAGTGACCCAGATGACCAAGCTCGATGCCGGCGAGGTGCGCTTCGGCTGCGGCCCGGCGCCTGCGGTGAAGCTGGTGCCCGACGCCGTGGCGCAGTTCACCAGCGCCCACCCGCGGGTGCGCACCTGCTTCGCCGTGGATAACTGGGAAAAACTCAGCCGCAGCCTCAACCGCGAGGAGATCGAGTTCTTCATCGCCGACATCCGCCACTTCGAGGCCGATCCCAACTACCAGACCCAGGCCCTGACGCCCAAGCGCGGGGTGTTCTTCTGCCGTCCCGGGCATCCGTTGCTGGCCAAGGAAAGCCTGTCCACCAACGATATGTTCGACTACCCCCTGGCCACCACCCTGATCCCGCCGGGCATTCGCAAGCTGCTGGCCAACCTGAGCGGGCGCATCGATTTTTCGCCGACCATCGAGACCGAGCATTTCCCGGCGCTGGTGAAGATCGTCCGCCAGTCCAATGCCATTGGCGTGGGCACCGCCGAGGCGTTCGCCGAGGATATCGCCCAGGGTTCGCTGGCCCTGCTGCACTGGCGCAACCTGCCGCAGAACATCGACAGCCTGAACGCCCGCTGCGGCATCGTCAGCCGCAGCGGGTTCCGCCTGTCGCCAGCGGCCCGCAAGATGATCGAAGTGCTGGTGAGCGTGGACCAGCAGCAAGTCGCCATCGCCCTGTAG
- a CDS encoding ABC transporter permease produces MARVSLLSLPLWAPSGPRQNWPVAKHLLPWLLPMGLFGLWWLASRNQWMSEQILPAPELVWNSARELAAGELWSHLAISLQRLGWGLLVGIGTGALLGGAMGFSRRLERLVFPTFGALAQIPTLAWVPLFMVFFGIGELLKLVVLLKAVVVPVTLHTLVGVRDAQPRLREAAAVLRLPPILLLRRLVLPAALPAFMAGVRLALATGWTSLLAVELLASSEGIGYLMVWARQLFMLDIVFVCILVIGVLGMAMDRGIGWLDRKLVYWPHPATAEFRRGPRYQGWQRLQPWLLPLALLALWQLASERQWLDANILPSPLVVLGTTVDGLLDASLLGGLGLSLGRTLTGLLLGGSLGLGLGLLLGLSRLSERLLGPTLAALRQIAIFAWVPLLTAWFGLGELAKWVFVALAAFFPLFIATQRSVAQLSPQLAEAAQVLRLGLWQRLRRLVLPGAAPGIFAGLRVSLIYAWLGTIGAEYFMPSDGGIGSQMISAQQLLRMDLIMAGMLLVGLTGALINFLGQWLERHATRWRHA; encoded by the coding sequence ATGGCCCGTGTTTCTTTGCTCAGCCTGCCCCTGTGGGCACCCTCCGGCCCGCGCCAAAATTGGCCGGTGGCCAAGCACCTGTTGCCCTGGTTGCTGCCAATGGGGTTGTTCGGCCTGTGGTGGCTGGCCAGTCGCAACCAATGGATGAGCGAGCAGATCCTGCCGGCCCCGGAGCTGGTCTGGAACAGCGCCCGGGAACTGGCCGCCGGCGAACTCTGGAGCCACCTGGCGATCAGCCTGCAACGGCTGGGCTGGGGCCTGCTGGTCGGGATCGGCACCGGCGCCCTGCTGGGTGGCGCCATGGGCTTCAGCCGCCGCCTGGAGCGCCTGGTGTTTCCCACCTTCGGTGCCCTGGCACAGATCCCGACCCTGGCCTGGGTACCGCTGTTCATGGTGTTTTTCGGCATCGGCGAACTGCTCAAGCTGGTGGTACTGCTCAAGGCAGTGGTGGTCCCGGTGACCCTGCATACCCTGGTGGGCGTGCGCGACGCGCAACCGCGGCTGCGCGAAGCCGCCGCCGTACTGCGCCTGCCACCGATCCTGCTGCTGCGGCGCCTGGTGCTGCCTGCCGCGCTGCCGGCCTTCATGGCGGGCGTGCGCCTGGCCCTGGCCACCGGCTGGACCTCGTTGCTGGCGGTGGAGTTGCTGGCCTCCAGCGAAGGCATCGGCTACCTGATGGTCTGGGCCAGGCAGCTGTTCATGCTGGATATCGTCTTCGTCTGCATCCTGGTGATCGGTGTGCTGGGCATGGCCATGGATCGCGGCATCGGCTGGCTGGACCGCAAGCTGGTGTACTGGCCGCACCCGGCCACCGCCGAGTTTCGCCGTGGCCCGCGCTACCAGGGCTGGCAGCGCCTGCAACCCTGGCTGCTGCCCCTGGCGCTGCTGGCCCTGTGGCAGTTGGCGAGCGAGCGCCAGTGGCTGGACGCCAACATCCTGCCCAGCCCCCTGGTGGTGCTGGGCACCACCGTCGACGGCCTGCTCGATGCCAGCCTGCTGGGCGGCCTGGGCCTGAGCCTGGGACGTACCCTCACCGGGCTGTTGCTGGGCGGCAGCCTGGGCCTGGGGCTGGGACTGCTGCTGGGCCTGTCGCGCCTGAGCGAGCGCCTGCTGGGGCCGACCCTGGCCGCCCTGCGCCAGATCGCCATCTTCGCCTGGGTGCCGTTGCTTACCGCCTGGTTCGGCCTGGGCGAGCTGGCCAAGTGGGTCTTCGTCGCCCTGGCCGCCTTCTTCCCGCTGTTCATCGCCACCCAGCGCAGCGTCGCCCAGCTCTCGCCACAACTGGCGGAGGCGGCCCAGGTGTTGCGCCTGGGCCTCTGGCAGCGCCTGCGGCGCCTGGTGTTGCCCGGGGCCGCACCGGGGATCTTCGCCGGCCTGCGGGTGAGCCTGATCTACGCCTGGCTGGGCACCATCGGCGCCGAGTACTTCATGCCGTCCGACGGTGGGATCGGCAGCCAGATGATCAGCGCCCAGCAGCTGCTGCGCATGGACCTGATCATGGCCGGGATGCTGCTGGTGGGCCTGACCGGCGCCCTTATCAACTTCCTTGGGCAATGGCTGGAACGCCACGCCACCCGTTGGAGACACGCATGA
- a CDS encoding TauD/TfdA dioxygenase family protein → MSNAALAVKPVVQALEIHPVAGRIGAEIRGVQLSGELDAATVQAIEQALVQYKVIFFRGQAHLDDQSQEAFSHLLGEPVAHPTVPVRDGTRYLMELDGAQGQRANSWHTDVTFVDAYPKASILRSVVAPAFGGDTVWANTATAYNELPEELRALADQLWAVHSNEYDYASVKPDVSAERLERYRKIFTSTVFETEHPVVRVHPQSGEKSLVLGHFVKRIKGYSQADSAHLFNLLQSHVTRLENTVRWRWSAGDVAIWDNRSTQHYAVDDYGSQDRVVRRVTLKGDVPVGVQGQRSQTTKGA, encoded by the coding sequence ATGAGTAATGCCGCTTTAGCTGTCAAACCTGTTGTCCAGGCCCTTGAAATCCACCCGGTGGCCGGCCGTATCGGCGCCGAGATCCGTGGCGTGCAACTTTCCGGCGAGCTCGATGCCGCTACCGTGCAGGCCATCGAGCAGGCGCTGGTGCAGTACAAGGTGATCTTCTTCCGTGGCCAGGCCCACCTCGACGACCAGAGCCAGGAAGCCTTCTCCCACCTGCTGGGTGAGCCGGTGGCCCACCCCACCGTGCCGGTGCGCGACGGCACCCGCTACCTGATGGAACTCGATGGCGCCCAGGGCCAGCGGGCCAACTCCTGGCACACCGACGTGACCTTCGTCGACGCCTATCCCAAGGCCTCGATCCTGCGCTCGGTGGTGGCCCCGGCGTTCGGCGGCGACACCGTATGGGCCAACACCGCCACTGCCTACAACGAGCTGCCGGAGGAGCTGCGGGCCTTGGCGGACCAGCTGTGGGCGGTGCACAGCAACGAGTACGACTATGCCTCGGTCAAGCCCGACGTTTCGGCGGAACGGCTGGAGCGCTACCGCAAGATCTTCACCTCCACGGTGTTCGAGACCGAGCACCCGGTGGTCCGCGTGCATCCCCAGAGCGGCGAGAAGAGCCTGGTGCTGGGGCATTTCGTCAAGCGCATCAAGGGCTATTCCCAGGCCGATTCGGCGCACCTGTTCAACCTGCTGCAAAGCCATGTCACGCGCCTGGAGAACACCGTGCGCTGGCGCTGGAGTGCCGGTGACGTGGCGATCTGGGACAACCGCTCGACCCAGCACTACGCCGTCGACGACTACGGCAGCCAGGACCGCGTCGTGCGTCGGGTGACCCTCAAGGGCGACGTCCCGGTGGGTGTCCAGGGCCAGCGCAGCCAGACCACCAAGGGGGCGTGA
- a CDS encoding fatty acid desaturase, whose protein sequence is MQGISASPERMNAQQRAAHIREVVMGRGDELRRRYPVLRHQDALGAAILAFALAGMVGSAALYLNGQLAWWACLLLNAFFASLTHELEHDLIHSMYFRKQRLPHNLMMGLVWLARPSTINPWIRRHLHLNHHKVSGSAGDLEERGITNGEPWGVVRLLMVGDNMVSAFVHTLHTPGWKAKLKRFARLMAAYAPLAQLHWGAWYVFLGFHGANGVAALLGTSIEWSASTQALMQVIDIAVVVIVGPNVLRTFCLHFVSSNMHYYGDVEPGNVIQQTQVLNPWWMWPLQAFCFNFGSTHGIHHFVVKEPFYIRQMTAPVAHRVMAQMGVRFNDLGTFTRANRFAAKEQAATEAVQGVKA, encoded by the coding sequence ATGCAGGGTATTTCCGCAAGCCCCGAACGGATGAACGCGCAACAGCGAGCCGCTCACATTCGCGAGGTTGTCATGGGCCGGGGGGACGAACTGCGCAGGCGCTACCCGGTGTTGCGTCACCAGGATGCCCTGGGTGCCGCAATCCTGGCCTTCGCCCTGGCCGGCATGGTCGGTTCGGCAGCGCTCTATCTCAATGGTCAGCTGGCCTGGTGGGCCTGCCTGCTGCTCAATGCGTTCTTCGCTTCGCTGACCCACGAGCTGGAGCACGACCTGATCCACAGCATGTACTTTCGCAAGCAGCGGTTGCCCCACAACCTGATGATGGGGTTGGTCTGGCTGGCCCGGCCGAGCACCATCAACCCCTGGATACGCCGCCACCTGCACCTGAACCACCACAAGGTCTCGGGCTCCGCGGGCGATCTCGAAGAACGTGGCATCACCAACGGCGAGCCTTGGGGCGTCGTACGGTTGCTGATGGTGGGCGACAACATGGTCTCGGCCTTCGTCCATACGCTCCACACGCCCGGCTGGAAGGCCAAGCTCAAGCGCTTTGCCCGCCTGATGGCGGCCTATGCCCCGCTGGCACAGCTGCACTGGGGCGCCTGGTACGTGTTTCTCGGCTTCCATGGGGCCAACGGCGTCGCTGCGCTGCTGGGCACTTCCATCGAGTGGTCGGCCAGCACCCAGGCGCTGATGCAGGTGATCGATATCGCCGTGGTGGTGATCGTTGGCCCGAACGTGCTGCGTACCTTTTGCCTGCACTTCGTCAGCTCCAACATGCACTACTACGGTGATGTCGAGCCGGGCAACGTGATCCAGCAGACCCAGGTGCTTAACCCTTGGTGGATGTGGCCGCTGCAAGCGTTCTGCTTCAACTTCGGCAGCACCCATGGCATCCACCACTTCGTGGTCAAGGAGCCTTTCTACATCCGCCAGATGACCGCGCCGGTGGCCCACCGGGTGATGGCGCAGATGGGCGTGCGTTTCAACGACCTGGGCACCTTCACGCGGGCCAATCGCTTCGCCGCCAAGGAGCAGGCGGCGACGGAGGCGGTGCAGGGGGTGAAGGCTTGA
- a CDS encoding ABC transporter ATP-binding protein, which produces MNAPLVSFNHVGKSFPVAGGELEAIREFNLDIAEGEFVAIVGSSGCGKSTLLRLLIGLDTEFRGQIRVDGKAISGIGSERGIVFQEHRLFPWLSVAENIGLGLVNEPLGAAERQRRIAEFIELVGLKDFAKAYPHQLSGGMAQRVAIARGLVASPRILLLDEPFGALDALTRQQMQDELLAIRERARITTVLVTHDVEEAIFLADRVVVMEPRPGRIKRVVEVALPHPRQRSSFDFHQLREELLHELTSDDHYQALPPVRISDLPLTFIAC; this is translated from the coding sequence ATGAACGCACCTCTGGTCAGCTTCAATCACGTGGGCAAGAGCTTTCCCGTCGCCGGTGGCGAGCTGGAGGCGATCCGCGAATTCAACCTGGACATTGCCGAGGGCGAATTCGTCGCCATCGTCGGCTCCAGCGGCTGTGGCAAGTCCACCCTGTTGCGCCTGCTGATCGGCCTGGACACCGAGTTCCGTGGCCAGATACGCGTCGACGGCAAGGCCATCAGTGGCATCGGCAGCGAACGCGGCATCGTGTTCCAGGAGCACCGGTTGTTCCCCTGGCTGAGCGTGGCCGAGAACATCGGCCTGGGCCTGGTCAACGAACCGCTGGGCGCCGCCGAGCGCCAACGGCGCATCGCCGAGTTCATCGAGCTGGTGGGCCTCAAGGACTTCGCCAAGGCCTACCCGCACCAGTTGTCCGGCGGCATGGCGCAGCGGGTGGCCATCGCCCGGGGGCTGGTGGCCAGCCCGCGCATCCTGTTGCTGGACGAACCCTTCGGCGCCCTCGACGCGCTGACCCGCCAGCAGATGCAGGACGAGCTGCTGGCGATCCGCGAGCGAGCACGGATCACCACGGTGCTGGTGACCCACGATGTCGAGGAAGCGATCTTCCTCGCCGACCGGGTGGTGGTGATGGAGCCACGCCCGGGGCGGATCAAGCGCGTGGTCGAGGTAGCCCTGCCCCATCCGCGCCAGCGTAGCAGCTTCGACTTCCATCAGTTGCGCGAGGAGCTGCTGCACGAACTGACCAGCGACGATCACTACCAGGCCCTGCCACCGGTACGGATCAGCGACCTGCCCTTGACCTTCATTGCTTGCTGA